TGGGTGAGCCTGCGCTCCGGGTGGGGGTCTCCCGATGAGCTCTTCCGTTCCCGGACCTGTCGGTACGGCCCCGGCCGGGGCCACGGCCTTGCTGGTCATCGCGAAAGAGCCGCTGCCCGGGAGGGTCAAGACCCGCCTCACTCCGCCGTTCTCCCCCGCTGAGGCCGCGCGGCTCGCCGAGGCGGCGCTCGCCGACACCCTGCGCACCGTCTGCGCGCTGCCCGCCGCGCGGCGGGTGGTCGTCCTGGAGGGGAGGGCCGGGCCGTGGCTGCCGTCGGGCATCGAGGTGGTGGAACAGTGCACGGGAGGACTCGACGAACGGCTCGCCGCCGCGTTCGGCGGCTGCACCGGACCGGCCCTCCTGATCGGAATGGACACCCCGCAGATCACGGCGGCCGATCTGGCCCCCGCGCTCTCGCCCACCGCCTGGGACGGCTGCGACGCCTGGTTCGGCCCGGCCGAGGACGGCGGATTCTGGGCGCTGGGCCTGGCCGAACCGGACCCCGCGCTCCTGCGCGGCGTCCCGATGTCCGTGCCCGAGACGGGTGCGGTTCAGCGGCACCGGCTGGTCGACGCGGGGCTGACGGTCCGGGATCTTCCCCAGCTGCGGGACGTGGACACGGCGGCCGATGCCGCGCAGGTCGCCGCACTCGCCCCGCACGGGCGGTTCGCCGCCGAGCTCGGCCGGCTGACCGGGGCGGTGGTCCGGTGAGCCGCACCGGCCGGGACCGGGACGTGAT
This genomic interval from Streptomyces sp. NBC_00464 contains the following:
- a CDS encoding TIGR04282 family arsenosugar biosynthesis glycosyltransferase, with the protein product MSSSVPGPVGTAPAGATALLVIAKEPLPGRVKTRLTPPFSPAEAARLAEAALADTLRTVCALPAARRVVVLEGRAGPWLPSGIEVVEQCTGGLDERLAAAFGGCTGPALLIGMDTPQITAADLAPALSPTAWDGCDAWFGPAEDGGFWALGLAEPDPALLRGVPMSVPETGAVQRHRLVDAGLTVRDLPQLRDVDTAADAAQVAALAPHGRFAAELGRLTGAVVR